AGGCAGAAGTGGCGGCGATTCAGCAGGCAGAAAAGATTTGGCTAGGGCGTTTAGTATTGCTTTAGATGCTGGGTTTAACAGCAGGGATCCTTATTGGCGAGACAGATTCGCTGACAGGCTTGTGCAGTGGATTGCGAAGGGTACAATCACAATAAATGATATAAGCGAAATAGCCGATGAAGATATGGCTGAAAGAGTAAGAAAACGTCAAAGATAACCCTGACAACTTTAATTGTTCGCCCAAAAGCAGCCAGTGTCAAGCGATTTTCCACGCCAAGCGATAATTCAAAAAATTTTCTGCAAATCATCAAAACTGTCGCCTTTTCCCACAACTTTCGCCTTGCCTTTTTCCACGAAGATTTCTTTCGGCCTCGGCCTCAGGTTGTAAAGCGATGCCATTGCAAATCCGTACGCGCCCGCATTGAGGAAGGCAAGCGTCTGCCCTTCTTTCGGCACGGGCATTCTGCGCAGATGCTTTTTGCTTTCAGTGAAAACATCCGTCGACTCGCACAAATTGCCGGCGACCAAAAACTCTTTTGTTTCCGCAGAGTAAACGTTTTCGCACACCAGTAGCTCGTGGTAGCTGCCATACAATGCCGGTCTCGCCAGCGTATTGAAGCCGGCGTTGACGCCGATTATGGGAACGAATTTTTCCTCGACTGTATTGATTTCCGCCAAAAGAATGCCGGCATCGCCGACAACATACCTGCCCGGCTCGATCTTGATGCCCGCGTCAAGCCCCGATTCCTTCATTTTGGAACACAGGCCTTTTGCATACTCTTCAATCGGAAACGCCTTGTCCTCTTTCCTGTATGGAATGCCCGGCCCGCCGCCGAAGTCGATGAATTCAAGCTTTGCCTTTGTTTCCTTTTCAATCTGCTTTGCAAGCGCAATCGTCTTGTCAACGCCCTTCAAGAATACGGGCAAATCATCGCCAAGCCAGCCGGAGCCGAGATGCTGGTGCAATCCCGCAATCTTCATTCCGCTTTCAGCCGCAAGCCTGTAGGCTTTCAAAACATTGTGTTCCGGCACGCCGAACTTTATGAATTTGCCCGCGGTTATCACGTTCGGATTCAGGCCGATGCCCATTCCCTCGCCGGGATTCCACCTGCATGAAAACTTTCCCTTGTAGCCAAGCTTTGCCAGCCTGTGGATCTGCGAAACCGAGTCAACGTTAATTTGCACGCCAGATTTGATGAGCTGGCTGAAATCGTCATCGGAAACCGAAGTGCCCGTGAACAAAACTTCTTCAGCCTTGAAGCCGGCATTCAATGCAAGCATTGCCTCCTGCGGGCTCGTCGCGTCAACCTTAGCGCCTTCCGCCTTCAGGAGTTTGAGGATTGAAAGGTTAGCATTCGCCTTCATCGCATAATGGATGTCGAACTTCCCGTCGGAATGCTTTTCAAACGCTTTTTTGACGCGCAGGAAATTCTGCCTTATGCGCTCAGGATTGTAGGCATAAAGCGGGGTGCCGAACTCTGCGGCCAGGCCTGCTGCGTCAGCGCCCGCGAACAGGAGCCTGTTCGCCTTCACTTCCAAATGCCCTTCGCTTTCAAACCATTGCCTTTGCATCCAGCTCGCCCTCGAAAACCTTCTGCGCCGGGCCCTGCACCAGCACGTTCCCGTCCTTTCTGATCTTCAAATCCCCGCCCGGATTGCTCACTATTATCCAGTCACCCGCTTTCAGCGTTCCGGAGGCAATTCCCGCCAATACGATTGCAACGGAACCTGAGCCGCATGCAAGAGTTTCGCAGTCCCCGCGCTCGTGCACCCTCATCCTCACGTGCCTGTCCGAAACAATGTTCACAAACTCCGTGTTCGTGCGGCCGGGCGCAAAGTTTTTGTGGTATTCAATCTTGTGGCCGATGCGCTCCAAATCGATTTTGTCGACCGGCTGTCTGGTGAATATTACGGCATGCGGGTTGCCGACATTGACGAAATCGTAATTGAACTTTTCGCCATCGATTTCAATTGCCGAGTCCTTTGCCTCAACCTTCATGTCCCCGAAGAATTCGGTCTGCACGATCGCCAGGTTTTCCGCCTTGTCAAACGATATTATCTTTGCCTTGACTGTTTTCGTGTCCGTTTCGATGGAAAACTCTTTCTTCCCTGAAACAAGGAAAAATTCAAGCGAAACGCAGCGCAGGCCGTTGAAGCATTCCTCGGCCCTGCTGCCGTCTGCATTGAAAACCGTCATCCGGAAATCCGCCTTCTTCGACGGTCCCAGCACCAACACTCCATCAGAGCCGACGCCAAACTTTCTCTTCGAGAAAGCCTTGGAAAACGCTGCCTTCATTTCGTCCGGCAGCGCCTTCGCCTTCAATTCGTTGAGGACAATGAAATCATTGCCGAGACCGTGGATTTTTGAAAACTTTACGCGCATTGTGAACCATTCATCCGCATTGCATCAGTTCCATGACAGACATTTTATTCCGAAAGCCTTTTTGCCGCTTCTCTCACCCTTTCAATCTGCGGAACCAGCGCAAACCTCGCCCTGTCCTTTCCCGGATTCACGCCGCCGACGGTTTCGCTTATCAGGTTGCCCGGCACGGAGTTTATGCCCTTTTCCATGAGCAGCCACTCGCAGAATTTCTGCGGCGAGGAAAAACGGGCTGGAATTTTTGCCCACAGGAAAAACGTTCCCTCAGGCATCATGAACTCGCAGCCGATCGCATTCAGCGCGGGCGCGATTATGTCAAGCCTTTCCTTGTAAATCTTTCTCATTTCAACCGGATGCCTTTCATCGGAAAATGCCGCGGCTGACGCCGCCTGGATGAAAGATGCCACGCCCTGCACTGACTTGTCCTGTATGCGCTTGAAGGCATTGAGCAGAACCGGATTCTTTGACGCAACAAAGCCCGTGGCATAGCCTGTCATCATGCTTCGCTTCGACAAAGAATTGAGCACGATTGCGCAATTTTCACTTCCTTTGATTTCAAATATGCTGTGAGGCGGCTCCCCAAAATACAGGTCGGAATAGCATTCATCCGAGACAAGAACGATTTTGTTGTCGTTGCAGAAATCAACTGCTTCCTTCAGCTTTTCCTTTGCGTAGATTTTCGCCGTAGGGCTCTGCGGCGAGTTCAGGAACAAAATCTTCGACTTTTTCACGGCGCTTTGCGGAATGCTTTCGAAATCCGGCTCGAAATCGTTTTCGGGCAGGAGATTGTAATAGTGCGGGATCCCGCCCGCGATAATCGTGCCTGACGAGTAAGGAGGATAACCCGGATTCGGCACTATCGCGTGCTCGCCTTTTCCCGCGTCAATGAACAGCCTCGGAACCACAAAGCACGAATACTTGGCGCCATAAGTCGAAACAATCTCGTTGGCTGAAACGGAAACATTGAACCGCTTTTTGAGCCAGCCCGAAATGCTTTCGCGCAAATCGCCTGTTCCGGCAGTGACCGGATAGCCGGAACATTTTTCCTCGTCGACCGCCCTCTTGCAGGCATTGCGGACTATTTCAGGCGTGGCATCAGTGGGATCGCCTACGCCGAAGTCTATCAAGAACTCCTTTCCGAATTTTTTCTGCGCGAGTTCCTTGCCTTCGTCGACCGCCTTGAAAGGATAGGGCGCCTCAAGCAGCCTTTTAGCGTTCGGGTTGAGCCTGTCCTCAAACATGAAAAAACATTCCAAAACCGGTTTTAAGGATAGGGCACGGAATTGT
The sequence above is drawn from the Candidatus Diapherotrites archaeon genome and encodes:
- a CDS encoding pyridoxal phosphate-dependent aminotransferase, which translates into the protein MFEDRLNPNAKRLLEAPYPFKAVDEGKELAQKKFGKEFLIDFGVGDPTDATPEIVRNACKRAVDEEKCSGYPVTAGTGDLRESISGWLKKRFNVSVSANEIVSTYGAKYSCFVVPRLFIDAGKGEHAIVPNPGYPPYSSGTIIAGGIPHYYNLLPENDFEPDFESIPQSAVKKSKILFLNSPQSPTAKIYAKEKLKEAVDFCNDNKIVLVSDECYSDLYFGEPPHSIFEIKGSENCAIVLNSLSKRSMMTGYATGFVASKNPVLLNAFKRIQDKSVQGVASFIQAASAAAFSDERHPVEMRKIYKERLDIIAPALNAIGCEFMMPEGTFFLWAKIPARFSSPQKFCEWLLMEKGINSVPGNLISETVGGVNPGKDRARFALVPQIERVREAAKRLSE
- the dapF gene encoding diaminopimelate epimerase, with protein sequence MRVKFSKIHGLGNDFIVLNELKAKALPDEMKAAFSKAFSKRKFGVGSDGVLVLGPSKKADFRMTVFNADGSRAEECFNGLRCVSLEFFLVSGKKEFSIETDTKTVKAKIISFDKAENLAIVQTEFFGDMKVEAKDSAIEIDGEKFNYDFVNVGNPHAVIFTRQPVDKIDLERIGHKIEYHKNFAPGRTNTEFVNIVSDRHVRMRVHERGDCETLACGSGSVAIVLAGIASGTLKAGDWIIVSNPGGDLKIRKDGNVLVQGPAQKVFEGELDAKAMV
- the lysA gene encoding diaminopimelate decarboxylase, which produces MQRQWFESEGHLEVKANRLLFAGADAAGLAAEFGTPLYAYNPERIRQNFLRVKKAFEKHSDGKFDIHYAMKANANLSILKLLKAEGAKVDATSPQEAMLALNAGFKAEEVLFTGTSVSDDDFSQLIKSGVQINVDSVSQIHRLAKLGYKGKFSCRWNPGEGMGIGLNPNVITAGKFIKFGVPEHNVLKAYRLAAESGMKIAGLHQHLGSGWLGDDLPVFLKGVDKTIALAKQIEKETKAKLEFIDFGGGPGIPYRKEDKAFPIEEYAKGLCSKMKESGLDAGIKIEPGRYVVGDAGILLAEINTVEEKFVPIIGVNAGFNTLARPALYGSYHELLVCENVYSAETKEFLVAGNLCESTDVFTESKKHLRRMPVPKEGQTLAFLNAGAYGFAMASLYNLRPRPKEIFVEKGKAKVVGKGDSFDDLQKIF